Proteins encoded within one genomic window of uncultured Desulfobacter sp.:
- a CDS encoding proton-conducting transporter membrane subunit produces the protein MVELVFAIPFIAGLIAFFLPKFLGRPLLVVIGAVHLTLSFRLWKFHPPAYFDRYFAVTPEGMLSLLVISLLFFLISIYTVGYLRESEIPSEGLFTGSMLVFLATMTMVTLSDHIMVMWIAIEATTLASAPLIDTPGTTASLEATWKYVLICSVGIAMALLGSVLVAFSMGQANTGTPISFSALAGVAKTLDPVWLKAGFVFILVGYGTKMGLAPMHTWLPDAHSEAPSPASALLSGVLLNCAYLGIFKTNKIMVAAGCQDFSGGILMVFGLLSILAAATFILKQNEYKRMLAYSSIENMGIIAFGTGVGGLGVYGAVLCMIHHSLIKSSLFLSSGNILLGYGDRFIKNTGNLVKGMPQTFVAFFAGFAGIAGFPPFGIFIGEFCIVVAAFKAGYHVAVTIFILSLCVIFAGFANQVMKISFDETDTVIKMQETIGMVWPQYLLLLTSLVLCFFIPDSLNQTISDAITAIGGGLR, from the coding sequence ATGGTTGAATTAGTATTTGCGATCCCTTTTATTGCCGGCCTTATAGCATTTTTTCTGCCCAAATTTCTTGGCCGGCCACTGCTGGTGGTGATCGGAGCGGTTCACCTGACGCTTTCGTTCAGGCTGTGGAAATTTCATCCCCCGGCCTATTTTGATCGATATTTTGCAGTGACGCCGGAAGGCATGCTTTCGCTGCTGGTAATCTCTTTACTCTTCTTTTTGATCTCCATTTATACGGTGGGCTATCTTAGAGAAAGCGAAATCCCTTCCGAGGGCCTTTTTACCGGCTCCATGCTGGTATTCTTAGCCACCATGACCATGGTCACCCTGTCCGACCATATCATGGTGATGTGGATTGCCATTGAGGCCACAACCTTAGCAAGCGCGCCTTTAATAGACACCCCCGGCACTACGGCATCCCTTGAGGCGACCTGGAAATATGTTCTCATCTGTTCTGTGGGTATTGCCATGGCCCTCTTGGGCTCTGTCCTGGTGGCCTTTTCCATGGGGCAGGCAAATACAGGAACACCCATCTCCTTCTCGGCTCTGGCCGGGGTGGCCAAAACCCTGGATCCCGTGTGGCTCAAAGCCGGGTTCGTCTTTATCCTGGTGGGATACGGCACCAAGATGGGACTTGCGCCCATGCACACCTGGCTGCCCGATGCCCACAGTGAGGCACCAAGCCCAGCTTCAGCACTTTTATCGGGGGTTTTGCTCAATTGCGCTTATCTCGGTATTTTTAAAACCAATAAAATTATGGTCGCCGCAGGATGTCAGGACTTTTCAGGCGGGATTCTCATGGTGTTCGGGCTGCTCTCCATTCTGGCTGCAGCAACTTTTATTCTTAAACAAAATGAATACAAACGGATGCTGGCCTATTCCAGTATTGAAAATATGGGCATCATTGCATTCGGAACCGGTGTAGGCGGTTTAGGGGTATATGGCGCGGTGCTCTGCATGATTCACCACAGCCTGATTAAATCCTCTTTGTTTTTGTCTTCAGGAAACATTCTTTTAGGATACGGAGACCGATTCATTAAAAACACCGGTAACCTGGTCAAGGGTATGCCCCAGACTTTTGTGGCCTTTTTTGCAGGATTTGCCGGGATTGCAGGTTTCCCGCCTTTCGGCATTTTCATAGGAGAATTCTGCATCGTTGTTGCAGCGTTTAAAGCCGGCTATCATGTCGCCGTCACCATTTTTATCCTGAGCCTGTGCGTTATTTTTGCAGGATTTGCCAACCAGGTCATGAAAATCAGTTTTGATGAAACAGACACCGTTATCAAAATGCAAGAAACCATCGGCATGGTATGGCCCCAGTATCTGTTACTTTTGACCTCACTGGTCTTGTGTTTCTTTATTCCTGATTCATTGAACCAAACCATATCCGATGCGATTACAGCCATTGGCGGAGGACTTAGATGA
- a CDS encoding hydrogenase, giving the protein MSNAFLQISNAQKVSRDAIPHLSFDEFRSQALDMVSNGGKVVQYFAYPDKNRLKLLAVLRTDKLFVGGCDVPDNYQSLAQTCEPFHLFEREMAEQYGIAPKGHPWLKMVRYHPNYTDGADDVFGNDYSQDIPGNYEYYQVDGEEIHEVAVGPVHAGVIEPGHFRFNCIGERVLHLEIQLGYQHRGIEQQLLMVPAKRLAIIGENIAGDTTIGHSLCMAQNLEALTGIEPDQGARIIRTIALELERLANHIGDLGALSGDVAFLPPANYFGRIRGDFLNLSLLICGNRFGKGLVRPGGVRFPLSDDVRQVLNERLAELRPEVTHVLELLFNAVTVRSRFEECGAVSHEDADHLGLVGPAGRASGLAYDVRRCFPTEHYPHMGIPENKKTTGDVYARAKVRYDEVLQSLQMVESLAAIPVETQCVSDSMPNDLPASCFSVTLNEAWRGEVSHAILTDENGKILRYKIKDPSFHNWNGLAMALRDTGISDFPLNNKSFNLSYCGFDL; this is encoded by the coding sequence ATGAGCAACGCTTTTTTACAGATTTCAAACGCCCAAAAAGTCAGTCGGGATGCGATCCCCCATCTCTCTTTTGATGAATTCCGCAGCCAGGCGTTAGATATGGTGAGCAACGGCGGCAAGGTTGTCCAGTACTTTGCTTACCCGGACAAAAACAGATTAAAGCTTTTGGCGGTATTGCGTACCGACAAGTTGTTTGTTGGCGGCTGTGATGTGCCGGACAATTACCAGTCATTAGCCCAAACCTGTGAACCCTTTCACCTGTTTGAACGGGAAATGGCAGAGCAGTATGGCATTGCGCCTAAAGGTCACCCCTGGCTGAAAATGGTCCGGTACCACCCCAACTATACAGACGGTGCGGATGACGTATTCGGCAATGATTATTCCCAGGACATCCCCGGAAATTATGAATATTACCAGGTGGACGGCGAAGAGATCCACGAGGTGGCTGTTGGACCGGTCCATGCCGGGGTCATCGAGCCTGGCCATTTCAGGTTCAACTGCATCGGAGAACGTGTTCTGCACCTGGAAATCCAACTGGGCTATCAGCACCGGGGCATTGAACAACAGCTTCTAATGGTTCCGGCAAAGCGGCTTGCCATCATTGGTGAAAACATTGCAGGTGATACCACCATCGGTCACAGCCTGTGCATGGCCCAGAACCTGGAGGCGCTGACCGGGATTGAACCGGATCAAGGCGCCCGGATCATCCGTACCATTGCCCTGGAACTTGAGCGTTTGGCCAATCACATTGGTGACCTAGGCGCGCTCAGTGGCGATGTTGCCTTTCTGCCACCGGCCAACTATTTTGGCAGGATCAGGGGAGATTTCCTCAATTTGTCCCTGCTAATTTGCGGCAACCGGTTCGGTAAAGGGTTAGTTAGACCCGGCGGGGTTCGGTTCCCTTTGTCCGATGATGTCAGACAAGTGCTCAATGAACGCCTTGCCGAACTTAGACCCGAAGTGACACATGTACTGGAGCTTCTTTTCAACGCCGTCACCGTTCGGTCCCGATTTGAGGAGTGCGGGGCGGTGAGCCATGAAGATGCCGATCATCTCGGACTGGTTGGGCCTGCCGGCCGGGCCAGCGGCTTGGCATACGATGTAAGACGGTGTTTTCCCACAGAGCACTACCCGCACATGGGCATACCGGAAAACAAAAAAACGACAGGCGACGTCTACGCCAGGGCCAAGGTCAGATATGACGAAGTCCTTCAATCCCTTCAAATGGTCGAATCCCTGGCTGCCATCCCCGTGGAAACCCAATGTGTCAGCGACAGCATGCCAAACGACTTACCGGCTTCATGTTTTTCCGTCACCTTGAATGAGGCTTGGCGGGGGGAAGTTTCCCATGCTATTTTAACCGATGAAAATGGAAAAATTTTGAGGTACAAAATCAAAGATCCCTCTTTTCATAACTGGAATGGACTGGCCATGGCGCTCAGGGATACAGGGATATCTGATTTTCCCTTAAACAATAAGAGTTTTAATCTATCCTACTGCGGATTTGATCTTTAG
- the efp gene encoding elongation factor P, translating to MYLASDLRKGLKLEIDGDPHVIVGFEFKKPGKGQSLYKCKLKNMITGAQFERTYRSGDKFEKADLEETDMEYLYSDRDGWWFMNSTTYDQIMLTKEQIGENVDLLKENTVCTVLLHNQNPIGVTLPNFVILRVTATEPWAKGDTATGDTKPATVETGFEVQVPPFVNEDQLIKIDTRTREYSERASE from the coding sequence ATGTATTTAGCCAGTGATTTGAGAAAAGGGCTTAAACTGGAGATTGACGGTGATCCCCATGTGATTGTCGGTTTTGAGTTTAAAAAACCAGGCAAGGGACAGTCCCTGTATAAATGCAAACTTAAGAACATGATCACAGGTGCCCAGTTTGAACGAACCTACCGTTCCGGTGACAAATTTGAAAAGGCGGATCTGGAAGAGACCGATATGGAGTACCTTTATTCAGACCGGGATGGTTGGTGGTTCATGAATTCCACCACCTACGATCAGATCATGTTGACCAAAGAACAGATCGGAGAAAACGTGGACCTGTTAAAGGAGAACACCGTTTGCACTGTGCTCCTGCATAATCAGAACCCCATTGGTGTTACACTTCCCAACTTTGTGATCCTGCGGGTCACTGCCACAGAGCCCTGGGCCAAAGGTGATACAGCCACAGGCGATACCAAACCGGCCACGGTTGAAACCGGGTTTGAAGTTCAGGTACCGCCTTTTGTAAATGAAGATCAGTTGATTAAGATTGATACCCGGACCCGGGAATACAGTGAGCGTGCCAGCGAATAG
- a CDS encoding PilZ domain-containing protein, which yields MEHFSEKRSARRYIHKLPMNLYRMDYQDVHLSYYAEMSDYCDNGLSLMTNEKLVLGELIRLELKNYEPNTQQPKIGKNHNGIIRWGKRYPSANAGANGLYKYGVEFSA from the coding sequence ATGGAACATTTTTCGGAGAAAAGAAGCGCTCGAAGATATATACATAAATTGCCGATGAATCTTTACCGTATGGATTATCAAGATGTGCATCTTAGTTACTATGCAGAAATGAGTGATTATTGCGATAACGGCCTGTCCCTGATGACCAATGAAAAATTAGTTTTAGGCGAATTGATCCGTCTTGAGCTCAAAAATTACGAGCCCAACACACAACAACCGAAAATAGGCAAAAATCACAACGGTATTATCAGATGGGGAAAACGATATCCATCAGCCAACGCCGGTGCGAATGGCCTTTACAAGTATGGCGTTGAATTTTCAGCATAG
- the nuoB gene encoding NADH-quinone oxidoreductase subunit NuoB, with translation MLSVLKNRFEQGCRTNRYPKEQVKVFPRYRGRPEIQNNISAATLEACAASCPQDAIDVPNQKIDMGRCVFCGTCENTSNGQIKFTNDYEIATSERADLITSGNLPALAEHSKQHFKKLFGRSLQLRQVSAAGCNACEADLNVLATPFFDLARFGINFVASPRHADGIVVTGPISRNMKTALLQTYEATPAPKVVIAVGSCTISGGPFTGSPEITEGLDKILPVDLFIPGCPPHPMTNLHALLSFFK, from the coding sequence ATGCTCAGTGTACTGAAAAACAGATTTGAACAAGGCTGCCGGACCAACCGGTATCCCAAAGAACAGGTCAAGGTATTTCCCCGCTACCGAGGCAGACCCGAAATCCAGAATAATATCTCTGCAGCAACCCTTGAAGCCTGTGCCGCATCCTGCCCCCAGGATGCCATAGATGTACCGAATCAAAAAATCGACATGGGACGATGCGTATTCTGCGGGACCTGCGAAAACACTTCCAACGGACAGATTAAGTTCACCAATGATTATGAAATTGCCACGTCCGAACGTGCAGATCTAATCACATCAGGTAATCTGCCCGCCTTGGCCGAACACAGCAAACAACATTTTAAAAAGCTGTTCGGACGTTCCCTGCAACTGCGCCAGGTGTCAGCCGCCGGCTGCAACGCCTGTGAAGCTGACTTAAACGTTCTGGCCACACCTTTTTTTGACCTGGCCAGATTCGGAATCAACTTTGTCGCTTCTCCCCGTCATGCTGACGGCATTGTGGTCACAGGCCCCATATCAAGGAACATGAAAACCGCCCTGCTCCAAACCTACGAGGCGACACCCGCTCCCAAAGTTGTCATTGCCGTGGGCTCATGCACCATCAGCGGCGGCCCGTTCACAGGCAGTCCTGAAATCACAGAGGGTTTGGATAAAATTTTGCCTGTGGATCTTTTTATCCCTGGATGTCCGCCCCATCCGATGACCAACCTTCACGCGCTGCTCTCCTTTTTTAAATAG
- a CDS encoding NADH-quinone oxidoreductase subunit K, with amino-acid sequence MIFNPVDIILSFVLLSVLFSFGADRVTRLIQLVGFQGIVISIVPFFIGHDMTTGGTVFTLATLIIRGIIIPLSIFVAIRKGAIRRLVEPIIGYHASILCGLAVIIGAAYISGRLDIGSISGFKLLEPTAIALLITGMFLLIARRNAIAMVIGYIMMENGIYLVGSGLSVSTRHIVEFGILLDVLAGVMIMAVILRNIKQTFDDVDTALLRTLKD; translated from the coding sequence ATGATATTCAACCCTGTTGATATAATTTTATCTTTTGTACTGCTGTCGGTTCTGTTTTCATTTGGGGCCGACCGGGTCACAAGATTGATCCAACTGGTGGGATTCCAGGGGATCGTGATCTCTATTGTCCCCTTTTTCATCGGTCACGATATGACTACCGGCGGCACTGTGTTTACCTTGGCCACCCTGATCATCCGGGGTATCATAATCCCTTTGAGTATTTTTGTGGCCATCAGAAAAGGGGCTATCCGCAGGCTGGTTGAACCCATTATTGGGTATCATGCTTCCATATTGTGCGGTCTTGCCGTGATTATCGGTGCCGCATATATATCCGGACGCCTGGATATCGGCTCCATAAGCGGATTTAAACTGCTTGAGCCTACGGCCATTGCCCTTCTGATAACAGGCATGTTCTTGCTCATAGCCAGAAGAAACGCCATTGCCATGGTCATCGGCTATATCATGATGGAAAATGGGATTTATCTGGTGGGGTCAGGCTTGTCCGTGAGTACCCGCCATATTGTAGAATTCGGTATTTTGCTGGACGTACTGGCCGGTGTCATGATCATGGCCGTGATCCTGCGTAACATTAAACAGACTTTTGACGACGTGGATACGGCGTTGCTAAGAACCTTAAAGGATTAG
- a CDS encoding NADH-quinone oxidoreductase subunit H — protein sequence MIQSILLWLAAILAAPFFSGLILKIKAFFGGKKGPPLLINYYTLIKLIKKGSVYSNSTTFVFKLGPIISLAASLTALMFLPIAGFNPVFSFNGDVIFILYALGLGRFFTIAAAMDTASPFEGMGAAREAYFPIICEAAMFMILIFFYRITGELQLSAYFAGNTTQSMWSSAGTPLLFIVLSFFIILLTENSRVPVDDPATHLELTMIHEVMVLDHSGPDFGLIELGSFCKLMFYSSIISRLIFPCNSEIIGLPVVMYIVGLFVVYIAVGVTESVMARYRMDKVPQFVLTSFALAFFATIITLEFMK from the coding sequence ATGATTCAATCCATTTTACTCTGGCTCGCAGCCATTCTGGCAGCCCCGTTTTTTTCAGGCCTGATTCTGAAAATCAAGGCATTTTTTGGAGGGAAAAAGGGTCCGCCCCTTTTGATCAATTACTACACCCTGATCAAACTGATCAAAAAAGGATCGGTCTACAGCAACAGCACGACATTTGTGTTTAAGCTGGGGCCTATTATCTCCCTTGCCGCGTCACTTACAGCGCTCATGTTTCTTCCCATTGCAGGATTCAATCCCGTGTTCTCTTTTAACGGAGACGTAATTTTTATCCTGTATGCTCTGGGACTTGGTCGATTTTTCACCATTGCGGCGGCCATGGATACAGCCTCCCCATTTGAAGGCATGGGTGCGGCCAGGGAAGCGTACTTCCCCATTATCTGCGAGGCCGCCATGTTCATGATCCTGATCTTTTTTTACAGGATTACAGGTGAACTGCAATTGTCCGCCTATTTTGCGGGCAACACCACCCAAAGCATGTGGAGTTCGGCAGGTACCCCCTTGCTGTTCATCGTCCTGTCGTTTTTCATCATTCTTTTGACGGAAAACTCCAGGGTCCCGGTGGATGATCCGGCGACCCACCTTGAGCTGACCATGATCCATGAAGTTATGGTTCTCGATCACAGCGGCCCGGATTTCGGGCTGATTGAGCTTGGCTCTTTTTGTAAGCTCATGTTTTATTCCTCCATTATTTCAAGACTGATTTTTCCTTGTAATTCAGAAATCATAGGCCTTCCGGTGGTGATGTATATTGTCGGCCTTTTCGTGGTCTATATTGCCGTGGGCGTAACAGAGTCGGTGATGGCCAGATACAGGATGGACAAAGTACCCCAGTTTGTACTGACATCCTTTGCCCTGGCCTTTTTTGCAACCATCATCACCTTGGAGTTTATGAAATGA
- a CDS encoding proton-conducting transporter membrane subunit: MCQFFNSTLIIVLGGFLSLVLARHKMLSKGTAVLLLSGGTLWGLIDSTGKLLNPVEASAVFKYLDLFSLSFHVDGLSAFFLTAIFAVSLMAAIYSFHYMENDEDGIKIGTNYFFFSILIASMALVVTAANILTFMISWEIMSLSSFFLVIYGHESAENRKAGYLYFVFTHVGAMFILAAFGLIYGHTGSFDFALMADVPETVKILIFVLSFIGFGSKAGVFPFHVWLPHAHPAAPSHISAVMSGVMIKTGIYGILRIYSILDFHTPIFGYITLIAGVVSGILGVVYALGQHDIKRLLAYHSVENIGIILIGLGVGMIGAATGNPLVAVLGFAGGILHVLNHSIFKSLLFMGAGMVLHQTGTRSIDALGGLLKGMKITGSTFIIASLAICGLPPFNGFVSEFFIYMGSFKSIPLGSMSFAMSIFAIISLAVIGGLALACFTKVVGVVFQGEPRTPEAENAKEHGVAMMFPMGVLAAACVVIGVFPKVFINMALKAVQALGLDYSQIPVEPFGQITCNITFAALLFLVLVLILLAVRSIYYKNKTVTTSGTWGCGFTQPTVKMQYTGSSYAGSILEFFSAAAPLTEDHPPIKGRFPSKTHYHSHVSDIAELHMINAVVRPVLYLFDKLRWMQHGDIHLYIGYILLAIIMLLFFI; the protein is encoded by the coding sequence ATGTGTCAATTTTTTAATTCCACATTAATCATTGTGCTCGGCGGTTTTTTATCTCTTGTTTTGGCCCGGCACAAGATGCTGTCAAAAGGTACTGCCGTGTTGCTATTAAGCGGGGGGACTCTTTGGGGGTTGATTGATTCCACCGGCAAGCTTTTAAATCCAGTCGAGGCCTCGGCCGTTTTCAAGTATCTGGATCTTTTTTCTCTTTCCTTTCATGTTGACGGCCTTTCCGCCTTTTTCCTGACCGCTATTTTTGCCGTGTCTCTAATGGCAGCGATTTACAGCTTTCACTACATGGAAAATGACGAGGACGGCATCAAAATCGGGACCAATTACTTTTTTTTCAGTATCCTGATCGCCTCCATGGCCTTGGTGGTGACCGCCGCCAATATCCTGACCTTTATGATTTCATGGGAAATCATGTCCCTGTCCTCCTTTTTTCTGGTAATTTACGGACATGAGTCAGCCGAAAACAGAAAAGCCGGTTACCTTTATTTCGTCTTTACCCATGTAGGCGCCATGTTCATCCTTGCCGCATTTGGGCTGATTTACGGCCATACCGGCAGTTTTGACTTTGCGCTCATGGCAGATGTACCTGAGACAGTAAAAATATTGATCTTTGTACTCTCCTTTATCGGATTTGGATCCAAAGCCGGTGTGTTTCCCTTTCATGTCTGGCTGCCCCATGCCCACCCTGCGGCACCCAGCCATATTTCAGCGGTGATGTCCGGGGTAATGATCAAGACCGGCATCTACGGGATACTGCGAATATACTCGATTCTTGATTTTCACACCCCTATTTTCGGGTACATCACCTTGATTGCCGGCGTGGTTTCCGGAATCCTGGGAGTGGTTTATGCCCTGGGCCAGCACGATATCAAAAGGCTATTAGCCTATCACAGCGTAGAAAATATCGGGATCATCCTCATCGGCTTAGGCGTTGGAATGATCGGTGCGGCAACGGGTAATCCCCTGGTCGCCGTCCTTGGATTTGCCGGCGGCATTCTGCATGTTCTCAACCACTCCATATTTAAATCCCTGCTGTTCATGGGAGCGGGTATGGTACTGCACCAGACCGGCACCCGGTCCATTGACGCACTGGGAGGACTGCTCAAGGGTATGAAAATAACCGGTAGCACATTTATCATTGCCTCTTTAGCAATTTGCGGACTGCCGCCCTTTAACGGATTTGTCAGTGAATTTTTCATCTATATGGGCAGCTTCAAGTCCATCCCCTTAGGGTCCATGAGCTTTGCCATGAGCATTTTTGCCATTATCAGCCTGGCCGTTATCGGCGGGCTGGCCCTGGCCTGTTTTACAAAGGTGGTGGGTGTAGTTTTTCAGGGAGAACCAAGGACCCCGGAAGCTGAAAACGCAAAAGAACACGGCGTGGCCATGATGTTTCCCATGGGCGTACTTGCCGCAGCCTGTGTGGTCATCGGCGTATTCCCAAAGGTATTCATCAACATGGCCTTAAAGGCTGTGCAGGCGTTGGGCCTTGACTACAGCCAGATCCCTGTTGAACCCTTTGGTCAGATCACCTGCAACATCACCTTTGCCGCACTGCTGTTTCTTGTCCTGGTCCTCATTCTTTTGGCAGTTCGGTCAATTTACTACAAGAATAAAACCGTTACAACATCCGGAACATGGGGCTGCGGCTTTACTCAGCCAACGGTTAAAATGCAGTATACGGGTTCTTCTTATGCCGGGTCCATTCTGGAATTTTTCAGTGCTGCGGCTCCGCTCACCGAGGATCATCCGCCCATCAAAGGACGATTTCCGTCAAAGACCCATTACCACAGCCATGTCAGCGACATTGCAGAGCTTCACATGATAAATGCGGTTGTCCGTCCTGTACTCTACCTGTTTGACAAGCTTCGGTGGATGCAGCACGGGGATATTCATCTGTACATCGGCTATATTTTGCTGGCAATTATAATGCTGTTGTTTTTTATATGA
- a CDS encoding transferase, with product MSPLQRLSDRIISRVKINLEEFEFDTEPFVRSALDHEKMLEFYAFYGITSRHPLYFNFKNSNIAGSYFLGKCYVERSAIYKSDVRGDELKRKGDSIRSAKNLPLVEDEMISILDSLLYKTLVHSNSHNPESPEMFSIRNTISAHYANIHGSTLEGCFLGPFATVDLMNLHSCIVGEFSYVQVGELFHRKIDPGTVWIKSPHFEFKYKFKNSILDNFVGVNDAHQPRGVIYDFVRARDQDFEKLFEVMHLEPFEVPDTSAVNRYARIKGKTRIGENVLVAQRSFLHNATMGDGSNAQENSYIIDSVLEGNCITAHGGKIINADVGQECFVGFNSFLNGGPDARIQIGEGCIIMPHTIINPSMPIQIPNEHLVWGYIQSPEDLATHTISLDALAEVRESLTVGKMTFSGKGSVFIGSFKDRLKKILKDNGALHKDGENRGHAQDDQNISYNIIQPYPTGEQKGLYPSIRIKP from the coding sequence ATGAGCCCGTTACAGCGACTCAGCGACCGGATTATCAGCCGTGTAAAGATTAATTTAGAGGAGTTCGAATTTGATACAGAGCCCTTTGTACGTAGTGCCCTTGATCATGAAAAAATGCTCGAATTCTACGCTTTTTACGGCATTACCTCCCGCCACCCCCTTTATTTTAATTTTAAAAATTCCAATATCGCAGGCAGTTATTTTTTAGGAAAATGTTATGTGGAACGGTCAGCTATTTATAAAAGCGATGTCAGGGGAGATGAACTCAAAAGAAAGGGCGACAGCATAAGATCGGCCAAAAACCTTCCCCTGGTTGAGGATGAAATGATCTCCATTCTGGACAGCCTGCTATATAAAACCCTGGTCCACAGCAATTCCCACAACCCTGAAAGTCCTGAAATGTTTAGTATCAGGAACACCATTTCCGCCCACTACGCAAACATACACGGTTCCACCCTGGAAGGCTGTTTTTTAGGGCCCTTTGCCACCGTGGATTTAATGAACCTTCATTCGTGTATCGTAGGAGAATTTTCCTATGTTCAGGTTGGAGAACTTTTTCACCGCAAAATTGATCCCGGCACCGTCTGGATCAAAAGCCCCCATTTTGAATTTAAATACAAGTTTAAAAACAGCATCCTTGATAATTTTGTAGGGGTCAATGATGCCCACCAGCCCCGGGGGGTGATTTACGACTTTGTCAGGGCGCGGGATCAGGATTTTGAAAAATTGTTCGAGGTCATGCACTTAGAACCCTTTGAAGTCCCTGATACTTCTGCAGTCAATCGCTATGCAAGGATCAAGGGGAAAACCCGTATCGGTGAGAACGTTCTGGTGGCCCAGAGATCCTTTCTCCACAATGCAACCATGGGTGACGGGTCCAATGCCCAGGAAAACTCTTATATTATTGATTCCGTGCTGGAAGGCAATTGCATTACAGCCCATGGCGGAAAAATTATCAATGCCGATGTCGGCCAGGAATGTTTTGTGGGGTTCAACTCATTTTTAAACGGTGGGCCCGACGCACGAATTCAAATAGGTGAAGGCTGTATTATCATGCCACACACCATTATTAACCCAAGTATGCCAATACAGATTCCCAACGAACATCTGGTATGGGGATATATCCAATCTCCGGAAGACCTTGCTACCCATACCATTTCGCTGGATGCGTTGGCAGAAGTCAGAGAAAGCCTGACTGTAGGAAAAATGACCTTTTCAGGAAAAGGTTCCGTGTTTATCGGATCCTTCAAGGATCGTTTAAAAAAGATCCTTAAGGACAACGGGGCATTACATAAGGATGGAGAAAACAGGGGACACGCTCAAGACGACCAAAATATCTCCTATAATATCATTCAGCCCTACCCGACAGGCGAACAAAAAGGATTATATCCATCCATAAGAATCAAGCCTTAA